The DNA sequence GACAGGAAATTTTAGCAGTTTCCAAAGCGGTACAGGATACTGTTTTCAAAACATTCGGTATTCATATCGAAGCTGAAGTAAATGTAATTTAAAAAATAGTCTAAGAATTTAATTTCTACATGAAAAAACTTAACATACGAATTGTTTTAATTCAATTATTAGGAATGATTTTCTTCGTTAATGGTATTATGCAACTCCGATTTTATACGGTAGCCGATGAGATTTTCTTCGCAAAGAATCATTTTCACTATCAAAAACTAGAACACTGGACTCGATTTTTCCCAACAAAAGAAGAGAGTTTTAATTTCTGGCCCAACGTTTACATATGGATCTTTTATGGTTTGTCATTTGGAATCTTAATCATTTCTTATCTAAACTGGAAAAACAAACTTTCGGCACTAAACACCATTTTGGTTGCAATCGTAATGTACGTTCTTTTGAGATTGAAATTTTTCAGAAGAGAGGTAATCTCTCATTTTTTCAATCCCTTTAGAACCTTGTTTTCTAATGACTTTGCCATACAATGTTTAATTGAAGGAGCAGCTTTTACTTTAATTGGAGTCCTTATTTTATATATAAGCATCAGTCCAAGTTTATTTAATTCTGAGGAAACTCTAATTCAAAATTAAAAACAACGATAGAGATTCGCTCATTACGTTCTTAAGTCCAAAATAATAAAAAACAGTAATACCGGCGAATAAACAATAAGAAAACACTTATATTTGTTTTAATGACAGAAGGAAGTCAGACCGACGTTTTACCGTTTATATTAGAGAACAAAGTCAAAGAAGGTGACGGCATAACGGAAACTTAAGAACGGTCGTCAAGAACAAAAAAAGGGCTTGTTTTTCTAAAACTGTATTAAATGAATTATCGTAAATTACACGAAATACATAAACTGACCTGAAACTATTTACTTCGGTCGTTTTTTTAACTCGATAACACCAACTAAAATGTACACACCTCAGCTCTATAAAAACGAAGATCCGGAAGCAATCAAAACTTTTTTGAAAGAGAATAGTTTTGGCATTCTGATCAATCAGACCAACGGAAAATTATGTGCCACGCATATTCCGATAGAACTCGAAATTAACGCTGACGGAAAAGAGGTTTTACAGGGGCATATCTCAAAATTAAATCCACAGGCAGAAGGTTTTGCAGAAAACGACCAGGTTTTGGCTGTATTTTCAGGACCTCACAGTTATATTTCGCCTTCCTGGTACGATCACGAAAATGTACCAACATGGAATTATATAGCCGTACATGTTTATGGCCGTATTAAAATCACGGATGAAACTGTAACACTCGAAGGACTTAAAAAATTAGTAGATAAATACGAAGCCAACTCAGAGAATCCGATTCGTCTGGAAGATTTATCTGCGAAAACAATGCGTGAAGCCAGAGGAATCTTTGGTTTTGAAATAGAAATTGATGAAATTCAGGCGACAAAAAAACTATCTCAAAACAGGGATGATCACAATTACAAAAACATAATTTCGGAATTAAAAAAAACCGAAAACCCTCAGGCTATTGCTGTTGCAAACGAAATGTCAAAATGCCGAAAGTAAATTGGTTTTAACCATTGAAAATTAGGAATTCATAAGTACATTTGCACTCGCAAGATTCAAAAATCAAAAGACATTAAAATCAGATGCTTACATTCATTTTTTACTTTTTTATTGCTGTTGTTGTCATCCAACTTTCTTATTATCTGGGTATTTTTGGAAAATTCGCTTTTGGTAAACCACAAAGTATCACGCCAAAGAATATTCCGGTTTCCGTAATTGT is a window from the Flavobacterium cupriresistens genome containing:
- a CDS encoding FMN-binding negative transcriptional regulator; protein product: MYTPQLYKNEDPEAIKTFLKENSFGILINQTNGKLCATHIPIELEINADGKEVLQGHISKLNPQAEGFAENDQVLAVFSGPHSYISPSWYDHENVPTWNYIAVHVYGRIKITDETVTLEGLKKLVDKYEANSENPIRLEDLSAKTMREARGIFGFEIEIDEIQATKKLSQNRDDHNYKNIISELKKTENPQAIAVANEMSKCRK